GCTGAAGGCCAGCGTCAGGGCCAGCGCAAAAGGGTATCCCGTGCGCATCAGTACGGTTTTTTCCTGCGGATTAATAATGCCGTCCTGAATCTCAACCGCTTCCTGTGCGGCGATAAGCTGCTCGCCGTCGATGCCCACCAGCGCGTTATCGCGCTTCACTGCCAGCGCGAACGCCTGGCTTCCGCTGTGAGAAATACTGCCCGCAAAACCTGCTGGCCACAGCGGTTCGCCGTTGGGGCCAATACCCGGCACAGCGTTAATCGAAAAATTCTGTAGGGCATGAGCAGCGGCGATGCGTCCGGCCAGATGGTCGGCTTTACGTTTGGCGGAGGCTTGGCTCAGGGCGGCGTGATGGGGCAGCCAGAGCAGATCGGCGTTATCAAATGTGGTGGGATCAAAATCAATGCGCTGAACGCAGACGCCGCCGAGTGTCAGCAGGCTGTGAGTGGTTTGCATCGGTCCCCCTGATTGAAAAAAGCCCCCTTCGAGGGAAGAGGGCTTACAGTCTATCAGAAGTGGGTGTTCACGCTCATGTACCAGGTGCGTCCCGGTTCGTTGTAGGTGTAAGCACCTGCACCGTACATGTACGCGCCGGTGGTGGCGTTCCCGGTGGTCTGGGCATTACCCGCGCGCCACTGGCGTTTGTCGAAGACGTTGTCCACGCCGCCGGTCAGGCTGACGTACTTGGTCACGTCCCAGGTCGCGCTCAGGCCGACGATGCTGTACGGGCTGACTTCGTCTTTCTCAGACCCGGTCACCGGCTGACCTTTGTAGTTGTATTTCTTCGGCTGCTGCTTGCCGTACCAGGTGAAGGTCGACTGCACAGACACATCCTGCTGTACCTGCCAGCTCAGGGTTGAGTTCAGCGTGTACTCCGGGATGATCGACAGACGGTCGCCGGTCTCTTTGTTCTTACTTTGCAGCATGTAGGTGATATTGTTGGTCCAGTTGACCGCATCCGTCACCGGCACGTTCAGTGTCCCTTCCAGCCCTTCTACGACGGCTTTCGGCACGTTTTCCCACTGATAAATATCTGTGCGCACTTTGCCGGAAGAGGTCTGGCCGATTGGCGCATAGCCCGCTTC
Above is a window of Lelliottia jeotgali DNA encoding:
- a CDS encoding 4'-phosphopantetheinyl transferase, (enterobactin) siderophore, with product MQTTHSLLTLGGVCVQRIDFDPTTFDNADLLWLPHHAALSQASAKRKADHLAGRIAAAHALQNFSINAVPGIGPNGEPLWPAGFAGSISHSGSQAFALAVKRDNALVGIDGEQLIAAQEAVEIQDGIINPQEKTVLMRTGYPFALALTLAFSAKESLFKALFPRVNTYMGFDSACVTNISRSTLTLSLARPLAGFSHHHPFILHWCENNAGVITLLCE